A portion of the Musa acuminata AAA Group cultivar baxijiao chromosome BXJ1-1, Cavendish_Baxijiao_AAA, whole genome shotgun sequence genome contains these proteins:
- the LOC135673814 gene encoding translocase of chloroplast 34, chloroplastic-like isoform X1 — protein MAAKIDHEWTGIRQFPFGTQNKLHELLGKLKQENVSTLTILVMGKAGVGKSSTVNSILGEKVATVSAFQSEGLRPAMCSHTRAGFTLNIIDTPGFVEDGYVNEQSLEILKRFLLNKTIDILLYVDWLDAYRVDSLDRLVIRAITDTFGKRI, from the exons ATGGCGGCGAAGATAGATCATGAATGGACTGGAATTCGGCAGTTCCCCTTTGGTACGCAGAACAAATTGCATGAATTGTTAGGGAAACTAAAGCAAGAG AATGTAAGCACGTTGACAATTCTAGTTATGGGAAAGGCTGGAGTTGGGAAGTCATCTACTGTGAACTCCATTTTAGGGGAGAAGGTGGCCACTGTTAGTGCTTTTCAG TCTGAGGGATTGAGGCCTGCGATGTGCTCTCATACTCGGGCAGGTTTCACCCTGAATATCATAGACACTCCAGGGTTTGTGGAAGATGGATATGTAAATGAGCAGTCTCTTGAAATTTTAAAAAG GTTTCTTTTGAACAAGACTATAGATATTCTTCTATATGTGGACTGGTTGGATGCATATAGGGTGGATAGTTTGGATAGACTGGTCATCAGAGCCATAACTGACACATTTGGCAAAAGAATATGA
- the LOC135673814 gene encoding translocase of chloroplast 34, chloroplastic-like isoform X3, with product MNGLEFGSSPLAGVGKSSTVNSILGEKVATVSAFQSEGLRPAMCSHTRAGFTLNIIDTPGFVEDGYVNEQSLEILKRFLLNKTIDILLYVDWLDAYRVDSLDRLVIRAITDTFGKRI from the exons ATGAATGGACTGGAATTCGGCAGTTCCCCTTTG GCTGGAGTTGGGAAGTCATCTACTGTGAACTCCATTTTAGGGGAGAAGGTGGCCACTGTTAGTGCTTTTCAG TCTGAGGGATTGAGGCCTGCGATGTGCTCTCATACTCGGGCAGGTTTCACCCTGAATATCATAGACACTCCAGGGTTTGTGGAAGATGGATATGTAAATGAGCAGTCTCTTGAAATTTTAAAAAG GTTTCTTTTGAACAAGACTATAGATATTCTTCTATATGTGGACTGGTTGGATGCATATAGGGTGGATAGTTTGGATAGACTGGTCATCAGAGCCATAACTGACACATTTGGCAAAAGAATATGA
- the LOC135673814 gene encoding translocase of chloroplast 34, chloroplastic-like isoform X2 — protein sequence MNGLEFGSSPLNVSTLTILVMGKAGVGKSSTVNSILGEKVATVSAFQSEGLRPAMCSHTRAGFTLNIIDTPGFVEDGYVNEQSLEILKRFLLNKTIDILLYVDWLDAYRVDSLDRLVIRAITDTFGKRI from the exons ATGAATGGACTGGAATTCGGCAGTTCCCCTTTG AATGTAAGCACGTTGACAATTCTAGTTATGGGAAAGGCTGGAGTTGGGAAGTCATCTACTGTGAACTCCATTTTAGGGGAGAAGGTGGCCACTGTTAGTGCTTTTCAG TCTGAGGGATTGAGGCCTGCGATGTGCTCTCATACTCGGGCAGGTTTCACCCTGAATATCATAGACACTCCAGGGTTTGTGGAAGATGGATATGTAAATGAGCAGTCTCTTGAAATTTTAAAAAG GTTTCTTTTGAACAAGACTATAGATATTCTTCTATATGTGGACTGGTTGGATGCATATAGGGTGGATAGTTTGGATAGACTGGTCATCAGAGCCATAACTGACACATTTGGCAAAAGAATATGA
- the LOC135673829 gene encoding NADH dehydrogenase [ubiquinone] iron-sulfur protein 1, mitochondrial-like, which translates to MGFLLRSLRCSKPLFRSYLCHPSPTHFRWISSSSAVLRPESSAALAADPPPRTAVAGARVHIPNPDDAIEVFVDGYPVKIPKGMTVLQACEVAGVDIPRFCYHSRLSIAGNCRMCLVEVEKSPKPVASCAMPALPGMKIKTNTPVAKKAREGVMEFLLMNHPLDCPICDQGGECDLQDQSMAFGADRGRFTEMKRSVVDKNLGPLVKTVMTRCIQCTRCVRFATEVAGVQDLGMLGRGSGEEIGTYVEKLMTSELSGNVIDICPVGALTSKPFAFKARNWELKGTETIDVTDAVGSNIRIDSRGPEVMRIVPRLNEEINEEWISDKTRFCYDGLKRQRLNDPMIRGPDGRFMAVSWRDALAVVAEVAHQVKPEEIVGIAGQLSDAESMMALKDFLNKMGSDNVSCEGNGISPNADLRPNYLLNTNISGLEKADAFLLVGTQPRVEAPMINARIRKTVRATQAKVAYIGPPSDFNYDHQHLGTGPETLLDIAEGRHPFCSTLLSAKNPAIIVGAKIFERKDKDAIFSAVETIAKLHKVIRADWNGLNVLLLNAAQAAALDLGLVSSPSESIQSAKFLYLMGADDVNLEKLPDDAFVVYQGHHGDESVYRANVILPSSAFSEKEGTYENAEGCSQWTVPAVPTVGDARDDWKIIRALSEVAGVRLPYDNLEAVRARIRMVAPNLLHVDEREPSTVSIDMKPNFQHQMSLEPFEAAVENFYMTNSITRASKIMAQCSSMLLKK; encoded by the exons ATGGGTTTCCTCCTCCGCTCCCTCCGTTGCTCCAAACCTTTGTTCCGATCCTATCTCTGCCACCCCTCCCCCACCCACTTCCGATGGATCTCCTCCTCTTCGGCCGTCCTCAGGCCGGAATCCTCCGCGGCACTCGCCGCCGACCCGCCCCCGCGGACCGCAGTTGCCGGCGCTAGGGTCCACATCCCCAACCCTGACGACGCTATTGAGGTCTTCGTCGATGGATACCCCGTCAAGATCCCCAAGGGAATGACCGTCCTCCAGGCCTGCGAGGTCGCCGGCGTCGACATCCCCCGGTTCTGCTACCACAGCCGCCTCTCCATCGCGGGAAACTGCCGTATGTGCCTCGTCGAGGTCGAGAAGTCCCCCAAGCCCGTCGCCTCCTGCGCCATGCCCGCTCTCCCAG GGATGAAGATCAAGACGAACACGCCGGTTGCGAAAAAGGCCAGAGAAGGGGTGATGGAGTTCCTCCTGATGAACCATCCACTGGACTGCCCGATCTGCGATCAAGGAGGTGAATGTGATCTTCAGGACCAATCGATGGCCTTCGGTGCTGACCGTGGACGGTTCACGGAGATGAAGAGGTCGGTGGTCGATAAGAATCTGGGGCCACTTGTGAAGACGGTGATGACTCGTTGTATCCAGTGCACAAG ATGTGTCAGATTTGCAACAGAGGTTGCTGGTGTCCAGGACCTGGGAATGTTAGGTCGTGGTAGTGGGGAGGAAATAGGGACTTATGTCGAAAAACTTATGACAAGTGAACTCTCTGGCAATGTTATAGATATCTGCCCTGTTGGAGCTCTGACTTCTAAACCTTTTGCTTTTAAAGCTCGGAATTGGGAGTTAAAGGGAACAGAGACAATTGATGTAACTGATGCAGTTGGGTCAAACATAAGAATTGACAGCAGAGGTCCAGAAGTCATGCGAATCGTTCCTCGTCTGAATGAG GAAATTAATGAGGAGTGGATATCAGATAAAACACGATTTTGTTATGATGGACTCAAAAGGCAGAGATTGAATGATCCTATGATTCGTGGACCTGATGGACGATTCATGGCAGTGAGTTGGCGAGATGCACTTGCTGTGGTTGCTGAGGTTGCACATCAAGTTAAACCTGAGGAAATAGTTGGAATTGCTGGTCAGCTTTCTGATGCTGAATCTATGATGGCACTGAAAGATTTTTTGAACAAAATGGGATCAGATAATGTATCCTGTGAAGGGAATGGCATAAGTcctaatgcagatttacgtcctaATTATCTTCTGAACACGAATATTTCTGGTCTTGAGAAGGCTGATGCTTTCCTGTTGGTTGGCACCCAG CCAAGAGTAGAAGCCCCCATGATAAATGCAAGAATCCGAAAGACAGTGAGAGCTACTCAAGCAAAAGTGGCCTACATCGGTCCTCCATCGGACTTCAACTATGATCACCAGCATCTCGGCACAGGCCCCGAAACCCTTCTTGATATTGCTGAAGGCCGCCATCCTTTCTGCTCAACCCTGCTATCTGCAAAGAACCCTGCTATCATAGTTGGTGCTAAAATTTTCGAACGCAAAGACAAAGATGCCATCTTTTCTGCAGTTGAAACCATCGCAAAGCTTCATAAAGTTATTAGGGCTGATTGGAATGGCCTAAACGTCTTACTTCTTAATGCTGCTCAAGCTGCTGCCCTCGACCTTGGTCTTGTATCCAGCCCTAGCGAGAGCATCCAATCTGCCAAGTTTCTATACCTGATGGGTGCCGATGATGTGAACTTAGAGAAGCTTCCAGATGATGCATTTGTGGTTTACCAGGGTCATCATGGAGATGAGAGCGTCTACAGAGCTAACGTTATTCTGCCTTCTTCTGCGTTCAGCGAGAAAGAAGGCACGTATGAGAATGCGGAAGGCTGCTCTCAATGGACTGTTCCAGCAGTTCCCACCGTTGGTGATGCAAGAGATGATTGGAAGATCATTCGGGCACTCTCCGAGGTCGCTGGGGTGCGCCTGCCCTATGATAACCTTGAAGCTGTCCGAGCACGGATTAGGATGGTGGCTCCCAATCTACTGCATGTGGACGAGAGAGAGCCATCTACTGTATCGATCGATATGAAACCAAACTTCCAACACCAGATGAGCCTCGAGCCATTTGAAGCTGCGGTCGAGAACTTCTACATGACGAATTCTATTACTCGGGCTTCAAAGATAATGGCTCAATGCAGTTCGATGCTGCTAAAGAAGTGA
- the LOC103990892 gene encoding two-component response regulator ORR21, translating into MSVGSSYASSKLESDRVPDKFPVGMKILLVDDDPICLAVVQRMLLNCQYDVTTCSEATRALSLLRENKGAFDLIISDVHMPDMDGFRLLELVGLEMDLPVIMMSGDTRFNVVMKGVSHGACDFLTKPVRMEELQNIWQHVVRRKWLDSKEIERSGSVEEADRSRQVTDDSEYASTVNDGIDCSWKYQRKKRDAKEEDDNELDNIDPSSSKKPRVVWSVELHQQFVNAVNQLGIDKAVPKRILELMNVPGLTRENVASHLQKFRLYLKRLSGVAQHHTGLNSPLYGASSNAKVGQLGRFDFQALAVSGQISPETLAALQDELLGHPPCNLAMPTIDQQVLQQASVQRNNSVTFERGIAFGQPLLKGQAVSSFPVWPANDLGALGSASNLGGLNTSQNSNMLMTMLQQPQPQTVPSESNHAINVQRSCLVAPAKSSNKFQVQGNPMRINQDSTIISSQSSANFQPGNAVVPVIQDSAVVTSHSSTSLKMGSNLFVTNHRSTILPSQSLTGISLGTDSGLLNQGSIIVSSQPLNSSQAGSNSILSSQNSMVVPSHLSGSLRTDKNIIPITHNSSLNNSSSLVNYNRLPTQSNVMPSSMKQVLDNLAAVDSFSVPVSMNSQVLSSTGSSTSWQLHSPDISISHPNGTHSLVPSSCNIEATDRLLVKLPDKGLGKNLGFVGKGTCLPSRFAVDDIESPTNDLTNSSTYTGDDGYLQNQDIFGISGTLQSGHCATTSFK; encoded by the exons ATGAGCGTGGGAAGCAGCTACGCGAGTTCCAAGTTGGAGAGTGACAGAGTGCCGGATAAGTTCCCGGTGGGAATGAAGATTCTCTTGGTGGATGACGACCCGATCTGCTTGGCTGTGGTTCAGCGTATGCTTCTTAACTGCCAGTACGATG TTACAACTTGTTCTGAGGCTACAAGAGCTTTATCTCTGCTAAGGGAGAATAAGGGTGCTTTTGATCTTATAATCAGTGATGTTCATATGCCTGACATGGATGGGTTTAGGCTACTCGAATTAGTTGGTCTCGAAATGGATCTACCTGTTATCA TGATGTCTGGTGATACAAGATTCAATGTTGTGATGAAAGGAGTCAGTCATGGGGCTTGTGATTTTCTAACTAAGCCTGTACGTATGGAAGAGCTACAGAACATATGGCAGCATGTTGTAAGAAGAAAATGGCTAGATAGTAAAGAAATAGAGCGTTCAGGTAGTGTTGAAGAAGCTGATCGCAGTAGGCAAGTCACAGATGATTCTGAATATGCTTCCACAGTGAATGATGGAATAGATTGTTCATGGAAAtatcaaagaaagaaaagagacgcTAAAGAAGAAGATGACAATGAGTTAGACAACATAGACCCTTCTTCATCCAAAAAACCACGTGTGGTGTGGTCAGTTGAGCTCCATCAGCAGTTTGTCAATGCCGTGAACCAACTAGGAATAGACA AAGCTGTGCCCAAGAGAATCCTAGAATTGATGAATGTGCCTGGTCTGACTAGAGAAAACGTTGCTAGCCATTTGCAG AAGTTCAGGCTTTATCTGAAGAGATTGAGTGGGGTAGCTCAACACCACACTGGACTTAATAGTCCATTATATGGAGCTTCTTCAAATGCAAAAGTGGGTCAGCTGGGAAGATTTGATTTCCAAGCTTTGGCAGTCTCAGGTCAAATTTCTCCAGAAACCCTAGCTGCCTTGCAAGATGAGCTCTTAGGTCATCCTCCTTGTAACTTAGCGATGCCAACAATAGACCAGCAAGTTCTCCAACAAGCTTCAGTGCAACGAAATAATAGTGTTACTTTTGAGCGAGGAATAGCATTTGGTCAGCCTTTATTAAAGGGCCAGGCAGTATCCTCTTTTCCTGTTTGGCCCGCAAACGATCTTGGTGCTCTGGGCTCTGCCAGCAACCTTGGAGGGTTGAATACTTCTCAGAACAGTAACATGCTCATGACGATGTTGCAGCAACCACAGCCGCAGACTGTGCCGTCAGAATCCAATCATGCTATTAATGTCCAAAGATCTTGTCTGGTTGCCCCAgcaaaatcatcaaacaaatttCAGGTTCAGGGCAATCCTATGCGTATAAATCAGGACTCTACCATAATCTCCTCCCAATCTTCAGCTAATTTTCAACCAGGGAATGCTGTTGTTCCGGTGATTCAAGATTCTGCGGTAGTTACTTCTCACTCATCCACCAGTTTGAAGATGGGGAGTAACCTTTTTGTTACAAATCATAGATCCACAATACTCCCCTCTCAGTCATTGACTGGCATTTCACTGGGGACCGATTCCGGGCTTCTAAATCAAGGTTCTATAATAGTCTCTTCTCAACCATTAAACAGTTCTCAGGCTGGGAGCAACTCTATTCTTAGCAGTCAGAACTCCATGGTAGTTCCATCTCACTTATCGGGCTCATTGAGGacagataaaaatattattcctATCACCCATAACTCAAGTTTGAATAACAGTAGCTCACTTGTGAATTACAATCGCCTGCCCACCCAGTCAAATGTTATGCCATCCAGCATGAAGCAAGTATTAGATAATTTAGCTGCAGTAGATAGTTTCTCAGTTCCTGTATCAATGAATTCACAAGTGTTATCAAGTACAGGTAGCAGCACTAGTTGGCAGTTGCATAGCCCTGACATTAGCATTAGTCATCCAAATGGCACACACAGTCTTGTGCCTAGTTCTTGTAACATTGAAGCCACTGATAGACTGTTGGTAAAATTACCTGACAAGGGACTAGGGAAAAATCTCGGTTTTGTTGGTAAAGGTACCTGTCTCCCAAGTCGTTTTGCTGTGGATGACATCGAATCTCCAACAAATGACTTGACTAATAGTAGTACTTACACTGGCGATGATGGATATCTACAAAATCAAGATATTTTTGGAATTAGTGGGACACTTCAGAGTGGACATTGTGCTACCACAAGTTTCAAGTGA